The Mycolicibacterium mageritense genome contains a region encoding:
- a CDS encoding DUF5642 family protein yields MRGIAVGACVAVCAVACGSQPAQAPTTQSTTTPAAATINPARIDRVRHDLPAGYESGVLDQRATPISLWGLRSEWVAEPEQCAELAAPGVDPATSRGWSASGPGGIVYAAVARVTAPPDSALAGQCGQWSINGGRTSGEVTALDAPAIDAAITTGMAAELTTVVEGGTETHTHADTFTADLGDYHCYVTVVTDPGSPNPALGADVAADLLVKTVSALRG; encoded by the coding sequence GTGCGCGGAATCGCGGTGGGTGCGTGCGTTGCGGTGTGCGCGGTGGCATGTGGGTCGCAGCCCGCGCAGGCCCCCACCACGCAGTCGACGACCACACCCGCCGCAGCAACCATCAACCCGGCCAGGATCGACCGCGTGCGCCATGACCTGCCCGCGGGGTACGAGTCCGGCGTTCTCGACCAACGCGCCACACCGATATCGCTGTGGGGATTGAGATCCGAATGGGTCGCCGAGCCTGAACAGTGCGCGGAGTTGGCGGCTCCCGGCGTGGACCCGGCGACGTCGCGGGGGTGGTCGGCGTCGGGCCCCGGCGGCATCGTGTACGCGGCCGTCGCGCGCGTGACCGCACCACCCGATTCCGCGCTGGCCGGGCAGTGCGGGCAGTGGTCGATCAACGGCGGCCGCACCTCGGGCGAGGTGACGGCCCTCGACGCGCCCGCGATCGACGCGGCGATCACCACCGGCATGGCCGCAGAGCTCACCACGGTCGTCGAAGGCGGCACCGAAACCCATACGCACGCCGACACATTCACGGCCGACCTGGGCGACTATCACTGCTACGTCACCGTCGTCACCGACCCTGGATCGCCCAACCCGGCGCTCGGCGCCGACGTCGCGGCCGATCTGTTGGTCAAAACCGTGTCGGCGTTGCGCGGCTGA
- a CDS encoding catalase, translating to MTSSTPGSTTGTGARAASDRNSLTVGADGPIVLHDVHFLEQMAHFNRERVPERSPHAKGSGAFGVLTVTEDVSQFTKAALFQKGTTTDLLVRFSTVAGEQGSPDTWRDVRGYAMKFYTSEGNYDIVGNNTPVFFLRDPIKFPHFIRSQKRLPDSGLRSAQMQWDFWTLNPESAHQVTYVMGRRGLPRTWRHMNGYGSHTYMWVNAAGEKFWVKYHFHTHQGLEFFTNEEAAAVAGEDADYHRRDLFDAIARGEHPSWRLSVQVMPYAEAADYRFNPFDLTKVWPHADYPLIPVGTYMLNRNPENFFAQIEQAAFSPGNTVPGTGLSPDKMLLGRAFAYADAQRNRIGTNFHQLPVNQPRDGVPVNTYMFDGQMAYHHSGAAAVYAPNSTGRPWSDETGPADNGWEADGELLRSAYSLHSEDDDFVQPGTLVREVWDDAQRAAAVAQVSGALRDVTGEVLDRALLYWRNIDADLGARIEKTVTGEA from the coding sequence ATGACCAGCTCGACACCCGGTTCGACCACCGGCACCGGTGCGCGCGCCGCAAGCGACCGCAATTCGCTGACCGTCGGCGCAGACGGCCCGATCGTCTTGCACGACGTGCACTTCCTGGAACAGATGGCCCACTTCAACCGCGAACGGGTGCCCGAACGCAGCCCACATGCCAAGGGCTCCGGTGCTTTTGGCGTACTCACCGTCACCGAGGACGTTTCGCAGTTCACCAAGGCGGCACTGTTCCAGAAGGGCACCACCACGGACCTGCTGGTGCGGTTCTCGACCGTCGCGGGCGAGCAGGGCAGCCCGGACACCTGGCGCGACGTGCGTGGCTACGCGATGAAGTTCTACACGTCCGAAGGCAACTACGACATCGTCGGCAACAACACGCCGGTCTTCTTCCTGCGTGATCCCATCAAGTTCCCGCACTTCATCCGCAGCCAGAAGCGGCTGCCCGATTCCGGGCTGCGCTCGGCCCAGATGCAATGGGACTTCTGGACCCTGAATCCCGAATCGGCACACCAGGTTACGTATGTGATGGGCCGGCGCGGGCTGCCGCGGACGTGGCGACACATGAACGGGTACGGATCGCACACCTACATGTGGGTCAATGCGGCCGGCGAAAAATTCTGGGTGAAGTACCACTTCCACACCCATCAAGGCCTGGAGTTCTTCACCAATGAGGAGGCGGCGGCCGTAGCGGGCGAGGATGCGGACTACCACCGCCGAGACCTGTTCGACGCCATCGCGCGCGGCGAGCACCCGAGCTGGCGGCTCTCGGTGCAGGTGATGCCGTACGCGGAGGCCGCCGATTACCGGTTCAATCCGTTCGACCTGACGAAGGTGTGGCCGCACGCCGACTACCCGCTGATCCCCGTCGGCACCTACATGCTCAACCGCAACCCGGAGAACTTCTTCGCCCAGATCGAGCAGGCCGCGTTCTCGCCGGGCAACACCGTGCCTGGCACTGGGCTGTCCCCGGACAAGATGCTGTTGGGCCGCGCGTTCGCCTACGCCGATGCCCAGCGCAACCGGATCGGCACCAATTTCCACCAGCTTCCGGTCAATCAGCCCCGCGACGGCGTGCCGGTCAACACCTACATGTTCGACGGGCAGATGGCCTATCACCACTCCGGTGCGGCCGCGGTGTACGCGCCCAACAGCACAGGCAGGCCGTGGTCCGACGAGACCGGGCCGGCCGACAACGGCTGGGAGGCCGACGGGGAGTTGCTCCGCTCGGCGTACTCGTTGCACTCCGAGGACGACGACTTCGTCCAGCCCGGAACGCTCGTGCGCGAAGTGTGGGACGACGCTCAGCGCGCCGCCGCCGTGGCGCAGGTCTCCGGTGCGCTGCGCGATGTCACGGGGGAAGTCCTCGACCGGGCGCTGCTGTACTGGCGAAACATCGATGCCGACCTCGGTGCACGTATCGAGAAGACGGTCACTGGGGAGGCCTGA
- a CDS encoding MarR family winged helix-turn-helix transcriptional regulator codes for MARGQLEVTKTPVDELVAFETATRDLVGVALRSVEQLEVSLPQFRLLLALQEMGRSTSTDCAKALGVVGSSVTRLADRLHASGHLVRGSDPSNRSIVTLELTPQGRKLVKQVSTRRRRELSRVLDRIDPADRAACAAVLRTLHERFGDGYAEDLYNPMPL; via the coding sequence ATGGCCCGCGGACAACTTGAGGTGACGAAGACGCCGGTCGACGAATTGGTCGCCTTTGAAACGGCGACCCGCGACCTCGTCGGAGTGGCGCTGCGCAGCGTCGAGCAACTCGAAGTGTCACTGCCGCAGTTCCGGCTGCTGTTGGCACTTCAGGAAATGGGCCGATCGACCTCGACGGACTGCGCGAAGGCGCTCGGGGTGGTCGGCTCGTCGGTGACACGCCTGGCCGATCGGCTGCATGCCTCCGGACATCTGGTGCGTGGTTCGGATCCGTCGAACCGCAGCATCGTCACACTTGAGCTCACGCCGCAGGGGCGCAAGCTCGTCAAACAGGTCAGCACGCGCCGGCGTCGTGAACTGAGCCGCGTACTCGACCGCATCGACCCGGCCGACCGCGCCGCATGCGCCGCCGTGCTGCGCACGCTGCATGAGCGCTTCGGCGACGGCTACGCCGAGGATCTCTACAACCCGATGCCGCTGTAG
- a CDS encoding LpqN/LpqT family lipoprotein, translating into MNKPLRAFGIAIAAVTLSLTLAGCGSDSKTKESTTTSSSETSETTTTKKKNTSTETSPPQASGPNYTIVDYIRDNGIVETPVHRGDPGTPTLNLPIPQGWEDAEDRKPEWAWGAIVSTDPAFEADPPSVIALMSKLTGNVDPAKILEYAPNEIKNLPGYESQGEGSASTLGGFDAYQIGAVYVRDGARRVIAQKTVVIPGQDGLYVLQLNADGLEDQLGPLMDATSVIDEQTTITP; encoded by the coding sequence ATGAACAAGCCACTGCGGGCGTTCGGCATCGCGATTGCCGCCGTCACACTCTCACTGACGCTGGCGGGCTGCGGATCCGATTCGAAGACCAAGGAATCCACCACCACGTCGTCCAGCGAGACGAGCGAGACGACGACCACCAAGAAGAAGAACACCTCGACCGAGACCTCGCCCCCACAGGCGTCGGGGCCCAACTACACGATCGTGGACTACATCCGCGACAACGGCATCGTCGAAACCCCGGTGCACCGCGGCGATCCCGGCACGCCGACGCTGAACCTGCCCATCCCGCAGGGCTGGGAGGACGCCGAGGACAGGAAGCCGGAATGGGCCTGGGGCGCAATCGTTTCCACTGACCCTGCATTCGAAGCGGACCCGCCGTCGGTCATCGCGCTGATGTCGAAACTCACGGGCAACGTCGACCCGGCGAAGATCCTGGAATACGCGCCGAACGAGATCAAGAACCTGCCCGGCTACGAGAGCCAGGGTGAAGGCAGCGCCAGCACGCTCGGCGGCTTCGACGCCTACCAGATCGGTGCGGTCTACGTCCGCGACGGCGCGCGGCGCGTCATCGCCCAGAAGACCGTGGTGATCCCCGGCCAGGACGGCCTGTACGTGCTGCAGCTCAACGCCGACGGCCTGGAGGATCAGCTGGGCCCGTTGATGGATGCGACGTCCGTGATCGACGAGCAGACCACCATCACGCCATGA
- a CDS encoding shikimate 5-dehydrogenase, translating to MGRPPLNKDTKLCISLAARPSNIGTRFHNYLYDELGLDFIYKAFTTTDIAAAIGGVRALGIRGCSVSMPFKQDVMALVDVIEPSARAIDAVNTIVNDDGHLTASNTDYSAVQSLIEQNGLEPTASLLIRGSGGMAAAVAAAFRDNGFRSGTIVARNHATGAALAERLGYDYAPEVGDRTAAVIVNVTPIGMAGGPEADSTSFEPDTVDAADTVFDVVAMPAETPLIVAARAAGHPVITGAEVIALQAAEQFERYTGVRPSAEQVAAASAFSRS from the coding sequence ATGGGCAGGCCACCACTGAACAAGGACACCAAGCTCTGCATCTCGCTGGCGGCCAGGCCGAGCAACATCGGCACGCGGTTCCACAACTATCTGTACGACGAGCTCGGCCTCGATTTCATCTACAAGGCTTTCACCACAACGGATATCGCGGCCGCCATCGGCGGTGTGCGGGCGCTGGGGATCCGCGGCTGCTCGGTGTCGATGCCGTTCAAGCAAGACGTCATGGCACTCGTGGACGTCATCGAGCCGTCGGCCCGGGCGATCGACGCGGTCAACACGATCGTCAACGACGACGGGCACCTGACGGCGTCCAACACCGATTACAGCGCGGTGCAGAGCCTGATCGAGCAGAACGGCTTGGAACCCACCGCCTCGCTGCTGATCCGCGGCAGTGGAGGCATGGCGGCCGCTGTGGCTGCCGCCTTCCGGGACAACGGTTTTCGCAGCGGCACCATCGTCGCGCGCAATCACGCGACGGGTGCCGCGCTCGCCGAGCGGCTCGGTTACGACTATGCGCCCGAGGTGGGTGACCGCACCGCGGCGGTGATCGTCAACGTCACCCCGATCGGCATGGCAGGCGGGCCGGAGGCCGACAGCACGTCGTTCGAACCGGACACCGTCGACGCGGCCGACACGGTGTTCGACGTCGTGGCGATGCCTGCCGAAACCCCGCTGATCGTGGCGGCCAGGGCCGCCGGCCACCCGGTGATCACGGGCGCCGAGGTGATCGCCCTGCAAGCCGCCGAACAGTTCGAGCGCTACACCGGTGTGCGGCCGTCGGCGGAGCAGGTGGCCGCGGCCTCGGCGTTCTCGCGATCCTGA
- a CDS encoding GNAT family N-acetyltransferase, whose translation MAELTEVRAEDLAALEFFTGYRPSALKPLAALMRPLSVAPGEVLIRQGEPAVSFFLVASGRAQVHHEVPDGEPIVIDIEPGLIIGEIALLRDTARTKTVTATEPMRGWIGDRDAFELILHLPGMFDRLVRIARQRLAAFITPIPIQVRNDDWFYLRPVLPGDVERTLNGPVEFSSETLYRRFQSVRKPTKALLEYLFEVDYDDHFVWVMTEGDVGPVVADARYVREGHNSTTAEVAFTVGDDYQGRGIGSFLMSALVVSAHYAGIEFFTARVLSDNYAMRKILDHFGAHWERDDLNVVTTTVPVPPVEDLGLSDEIITQIRDTTRQVIRAVS comes from the coding sequence GTGGCCGAACTGACCGAGGTCCGGGCCGAAGACCTGGCTGCCCTGGAGTTCTTCACCGGATACCGGCCGTCAGCCCTGAAACCGTTGGCGGCCCTGATGCGCCCGCTGTCGGTCGCGCCCGGCGAAGTTCTGATCCGCCAAGGCGAGCCTGCGGTGTCGTTCTTTCTCGTCGCGTCCGGCCGCGCGCAGGTTCATCACGAGGTTCCCGACGGTGAGCCGATCGTGATCGACATCGAACCCGGATTGATCATCGGCGAGATCGCGCTGCTGCGCGACACCGCGCGCACCAAGACCGTGACCGCGACCGAGCCCATGCGGGGCTGGATCGGTGACCGCGACGCGTTCGAGCTCATCCTGCACCTGCCGGGCATGTTCGACCGGTTGGTGCGGATCGCGCGCCAACGGCTCGCGGCGTTCATCACGCCCATCCCGATCCAGGTCCGCAACGACGACTGGTTCTATCTGCGGCCCGTGCTGCCCGGTGACGTCGAGCGCACGCTCAACGGTCCTGTCGAATTCTCCAGCGAAACGCTGTACCGCCGTTTCCAGTCCGTGCGTAAACCGACCAAGGCACTGTTGGAGTACCTGTTCGAGGTCGATTACGACGACCACTTCGTCTGGGTGATGACCGAGGGCGACGTCGGGCCCGTGGTGGCCGACGCGCGCTACGTGCGTGAGGGCCACAACTCGACGACGGCCGAGGTGGCCTTCACGGTCGGCGACGACTACCAGGGGCGCGGCATCGGCAGTTTCCTGATGAGCGCGCTGGTGGTGTCGGCGCACTACGCCGGTATCGAGTTCTTCACGGCCCGCGTCCTGAGCGACAACTATGCGATGCGCAAGATTCTCGACCACTTCGGCGCACATTGGGAACGTGACGATCTCAACGTCGTGACGACCACGGTGCCGGTGCCGCCGGTCGAGGATCTCGGCTTGTCCGACGAGATCATCACGCAGATCCGCGATACCACGCGGCAGGTCATCAGGGCGGTGAGTTGA
- a CDS encoding Chromate resistance protein ChrB, which produces MSSTLRWLLLWVRLPAEPSRHRVAVWRELRRTGAVPLGQGSWAVPDATAFTEGIDRAVAMAERGDGEVVVLSATGRSERDESRLIQLFTDEREQEWTEFIGDCAKFDAEIDKEIGQAKFTVAELEEEEQSLERLRRWHRTIKTRDLFGAPSATEAERQLKHCQERLADYTERVFAALHQT; this is translated from the coding sequence GTGTCAAGCACGTTGCGCTGGCTGCTGCTGTGGGTGCGGCTGCCCGCCGAGCCATCGCGGCACCGGGTCGCAGTGTGGCGCGAGCTGCGCCGCACCGGCGCGGTGCCGCTCGGCCAGGGGTCGTGGGCGGTGCCCGACGCCACGGCGTTCACCGAGGGCATCGACCGCGCGGTCGCGATGGCCGAACGCGGCGACGGTGAGGTCGTGGTGCTGTCTGCCACAGGCCGTTCCGAACGCGACGAATCACGGCTCATCCAACTGTTCACCGATGAGCGCGAACAGGAGTGGACGGAGTTCATCGGGGACTGCGCCAAGTTCGACGCCGAGATCGACAAGGAGATCGGCCAGGCCAAGTTCACGGTGGCCGAACTCGAGGAAGAGGAACAGAGCCTGGAGCGGCTGCGCCGCTGGCACCGCACCATCAAGACGCGTGACCTGTTCGGTGCGCCGTCCGCGACCGAGGCCGAGCGACAACTCAAACACTGCCAGGAACGGCTCGCCGACTACACCGAGCGCGTGTTCGCCGCGCTGCACCAGACATGA
- a CDS encoding PE-PPE domain-containing protein, with amino-acid sequence MSRGGRSPSAMLLALVGVVVLGVAGSMSSIVQLSAVVTALVMGGNTNPDPSTEYVDSQIDNYYDASFTGVRRGIHTPEEFWPNNGTLTFDQSTAEGVDDLEHEMDTTDGELVIVGYSASTRIASAEKDKLIAEGDYSRDITFVLISDVNKGNGGILARFGGWAIPILGVTFDGATRTDSENGQFETKSITFVHDGWSDFPIYPANVLADANAVAGIALLHGTYPNLDNPTLTPVGSTGDTDYYVIETDIVPLLMPLESAGVPRAVLLVVDEPTRVLIETAYRRDIDPGAPTPAYLIPVINPVSVATNFAASIPVGIDDGLEASDLGRPLGTQPSGPFGVGGEDEDLEGLPAGFIPLGNPAASTADPPVTSTLAETQDEPEAKTLDEPPVEDKPAVKPKPLRPKVRNPISMGVPKLPKLPKLPKPGDRPLKRLVDGLTEQNDKPEAGDTESAPADSA; translated from the coding sequence ATGAGCCGTGGAGGGCGTTCGCCGTCAGCGATGTTGCTCGCACTCGTCGGCGTGGTCGTGCTCGGGGTGGCCGGCTCGATGTCGTCGATCGTGCAACTGTCCGCCGTGGTCACCGCACTGGTGATGGGTGGCAACACCAATCCGGATCCGAGTACCGAGTACGTCGACAGCCAGATCGACAACTACTACGACGCGAGCTTCACGGGCGTGCGCCGCGGGATCCACACGCCCGAAGAGTTCTGGCCCAACAACGGCACCCTGACGTTCGACCAGTCCACGGCCGAGGGCGTCGACGATCTGGAACACGAGATGGACACCACCGACGGCGAACTCGTCATCGTCGGCTACTCGGCCAGCACCAGGATCGCGTCGGCCGAGAAGGACAAACTCATCGCCGAGGGCGACTACAGCCGCGACATCACGTTCGTGCTCATCTCCGACGTCAACAAGGGCAACGGCGGCATCCTGGCGCGGTTCGGCGGCTGGGCCATCCCGATCCTCGGCGTGACGTTCGACGGTGCGACCCGAACCGACAGCGAGAACGGCCAATTCGAGACCAAGAGCATCACCTTCGTGCACGACGGATGGTCGGACTTCCCGATCTATCCGGCCAACGTCCTTGCCGATGCCAACGCCGTCGCGGGTATCGCGCTGCTGCACGGCACCTATCCGAATCTGGACAACCCGACGCTGACCCCGGTGGGTTCGACCGGTGACACCGACTACTACGTCATCGAGACCGACATCGTGCCGCTGCTCATGCCGCTCGAATCGGCCGGGGTGCCCAGGGCCGTGCTGCTCGTGGTCGACGAGCCGACGCGCGTGCTCATCGAAACCGCGTACCGCCGCGACATCGATCCGGGTGCGCCGACGCCTGCGTACCTCATCCCCGTGATCAACCCGGTGTCGGTCGCGACGAATTTCGCCGCGTCGATCCCCGTGGGTATCGACGACGGTTTGGAGGCAAGCGATCTCGGCCGGCCGCTCGGTACGCAGCCGTCGGGACCGTTCGGGGTCGGCGGTGAGGACGAGGATCTGGAAGGCCTGCCCGCCGGCTTCATCCCGTTGGGCAACCCGGCGGCGTCGACGGCCGACCCGCCCGTCACCTCGACACTCGCCGAGACGCAGGACGAGCCCGAGGCCAAGACGCTCGACGAGCCCCCGGTCGAGGACAAGCCCGCAGTCAAGCCAAAGCCCTTGCGGCCCAAGGTGCGCAACCCGATCTCGATGGGTGTGCCCAAATTGCCCAAACTTCCCAAGTTGCCCAAGCCCGGCGATCGGCCGCTCAAGCGGCTCGTGGACGGCCTGACGGAACAAAACGACAAACCAGAGGCCGGCGACACCGAGAGCGCACCGGCAGACTCGGCGTAG
- a CDS encoding Fur family transcriptional regulator produces the protein MRAAGLRVTRPRLAVLAEVRDHPHADVAEIAAGARGRLGALSTQAVYDAVHVLTQVGLLRCVEVAGSPARFELQTGDNHHHAVCRSCGAIADIGCVAGAAPCLHSAPAGDGVGYLIDEAEVTFWGICPDCQVRNSPTDWRSA, from the coding sequence ATGCGGGCGGCGGGTTTGCGAGTGACCCGGCCCCGGCTCGCCGTGCTGGCCGAGGTTCGCGACCACCCACACGCCGATGTCGCGGAGATCGCCGCCGGTGCCCGCGGCCGGCTCGGCGCACTGTCCACCCAGGCGGTGTACGACGCGGTGCATGTGCTGACACAGGTCGGCCTGCTGCGTTGCGTCGAGGTGGCCGGTTCACCCGCGAGGTTCGAACTTCAAACCGGCGACAACCATCACCACGCGGTGTGCCGGTCGTGCGGTGCGATCGCCGACATCGGATGCGTCGCAGGCGCGGCGCCGTGCCTGCACTCCGCTCCGGCAGGTGACGGCGTCGGCTACCTCATCGACGAGGCAGAAGTGACGTTCTGGGGCATCTGCCCCGACTGCCAGGTCAGAAACAGCCCAACCGATTGGAGATCCGCATGA
- a CDS encoding AfsR/SARP family transcriptional regulator, whose product MHYQLLGPMTVIHDDTEVTLGGLRQRGVLAALLLAAGRTVATDTLVEMVWADAPPAKPIASLRAYIANLRRLLGGQRVVTDRSGYRLNLGTDRLDIREFETLVADSRRLLDAGDHVAAARTVERSLRLWRGVPLADFRDQPFVHYEMHRLEALRADALETRFDAQLGMGRSWELIAALETEVAAHPLREKLWAQMMLAMYRSGRRADALHAYGRVRTLLERELGVRPSLELERLADEIRGESTELRWHRSVDATPRPSRLLGRSRELLVGHRALRMASEGRGGVVVVTGDHGAGKTALAAEIADMAEDLGMAAVWAGHPSGTRTPQSWAWTQVLRGLVGATEPGDEGSGRELAAATATAVAESATRWPAIVVLDDLHEADRFTHDVLEFLTVTIHRRPLLVLATWQDGGAGRPVRARTFDRLLSRCDVTTVALRGLDRDGAAALIESVAGCLPSPDLVAAIRARTDGNPFYIRELTRQLSDAGRLDATTRCVPAGLVPDPVSGVLRRRMAALPKATRTAVLGAALTGVQFDTARLAAAGVGGGAALEPALTAGLIRVDGPGMCRFSCALVRDAVLGQLDGPTRARLRGALAVAEPDAGATHSAAPSVSPVMA is encoded by the coding sequence ATGCACTACCAGCTACTCGGTCCGATGACGGTGATCCATGACGACACCGAGGTCACCCTCGGTGGCCTCCGGCAACGTGGTGTGCTGGCCGCGTTGCTGCTCGCCGCGGGGCGAACGGTCGCGACCGACACCCTGGTCGAGATGGTGTGGGCAGATGCCCCGCCGGCCAAGCCGATCGCGTCGCTGCGCGCCTACATCGCCAACCTGCGCCGCCTGCTGGGCGGGCAGCGCGTCGTGACCGACCGCAGCGGCTACCGGTTGAACCTGGGCACGGACCGGTTGGACATCCGGGAATTCGAGACCCTCGTGGCGGACAGCCGGCGCCTGCTGGACGCCGGCGACCACGTGGCCGCGGCGCGCACGGTGGAACGGTCACTGCGGTTGTGGCGCGGCGTGCCGCTGGCCGATTTCCGGGACCAGCCGTTCGTGCACTACGAGATGCACCGTTTGGAGGCCCTGCGTGCCGACGCCCTGGAAACCCGTTTCGACGCCCAGTTGGGGATGGGCCGCAGTTGGGAGTTGATCGCGGCGCTGGAGACCGAAGTGGCCGCGCACCCCCTGCGGGAAAAGCTCTGGGCCCAAATGATGTTGGCGATGTACCGGTCCGGGCGCCGGGCCGATGCGCTACACGCCTACGGGCGCGTCCGCACCCTGCTGGAACGTGAGCTCGGGGTGCGGCCGAGTCTCGAGTTGGAGCGGCTGGCCGACGAGATCCGCGGTGAGTCGACCGAGTTGCGGTGGCATCGTTCGGTGGACGCCACGCCCCGGCCCAGTCGCCTGCTCGGCCGATCCCGCGAACTGCTGGTCGGGCACCGTGCGCTGCGGATGGCGAGTGAAGGACGCGGCGGGGTTGTCGTCGTGACAGGCGATCACGGCGCGGGCAAGACGGCCCTGGCCGCCGAGATCGCCGACATGGCAGAGGACTTGGGCATGGCTGCGGTGTGGGCCGGGCACCCCAGTGGCACCAGGACGCCGCAGTCGTGGGCGTGGACGCAGGTGCTGCGGGGCCTGGTCGGTGCGACCGAACCCGGCGATGAGGGATCCGGACGTGAACTGGCGGCCGCGACCGCGACCGCGGTCGCGGAGTCTGCCACCCGCTGGCCCGCCATCGTGGTGCTCGACGATCTGCACGAGGCCGACCGGTTCACGCACGACGTGCTGGAGTTCCTCACGGTGACGATCCACCGCAGGCCTCTGCTGGTGCTGGCCACCTGGCAGGACGGCGGTGCGGGACGTCCCGTGCGGGCCAGAACCTTTGACCGGTTGCTGAGCCGCTGCGACGTCACCACGGTCGCGCTGCGTGGCCTCGACCGTGACGGTGCGGCGGCGCTGATCGAATCGGTGGCCGGCTGTCTCCCGTCGCCCGATCTGGTCGCCGCGATACGGGCCCGCACGGATGGAAACCCGTTCTACATCAGGGAATTGACTCGGCAGTTGAGCGATGCGGGCCGGCTCGACGCCACCACCCGATGCGTGCCCGCTGGCCTGGTCCCCGACCCGGTGTCGGGCGTACTGCGACGCCGCATGGCGGCATTGCCGAAGGCGACGCGCACCGCGGTTTTGGGCGCTGCGCTGACGGGCGTGCAATTCGACACCGCGCGGCTGGCTGCGGCAGGCGTGGGCGGCGGCGCGGCGTTGGAACCGGCGCTCACGGCGGGCCTGATCCGCGTGGACGGGCCCGGGATGTGCCGGTTCAGCTGTGCTCTGGTGCGCGATGCGGTGCTCGGTCAGCTCGACGGCCCGACGCGGGCCCGGCTACGGGGTGCGCTGGCGGTCGCGGAACCCGACGCAGGGGCGACGCACTCCGCCGCCCCTTCTGTCAGTCCGGTCATGGCGTGA
- a CDS encoding MFS transporter, translated as MTRRQYWPLYAAGFVTAFGAHSIAANLGTYGREQQASLLTIGLLLAVYDGAEVILKPVFGALVDRIGPRPVLIGGLIGFAAASAAFVAAGDPGLLGVARFGQGAAAAAFSPAASTLVARLTPAGGHGRRFGSYGAWKGLGYTLGPLLGGALVVLGGFTLLFTTLCGLAVVIAIWSMCVVPKVPALPRRRSTVVDLARRLKRREFVVPTLVLAASTAALSVGVGFLPILASEAGTNAFVSGAIVSALAACAALAQPWAGRALDARRLTYRAGATIGLSLCAAGFAVAAAVAGPAGLLVGAIAIGAGAGMVTPLGFAALAGATPAERLGETMGSAEVGRELGDAGGPLVVGVIAAAATLGTGLVGAAIALGVAAAAVPAGFRRRV; from the coding sequence ATGACGCGCCGCCAGTACTGGCCGCTGTACGCCGCCGGCTTCGTCACGGCCTTCGGAGCGCACTCCATCGCGGCCAACCTCGGCACCTACGGCCGCGAACAGCAGGCGAGCCTGTTGACCATCGGGCTGCTGCTGGCGGTCTACGACGGTGCCGAAGTGATCCTCAAACCCGTGTTCGGCGCGCTCGTCGACCGCATCGGCCCGCGCCCAGTGCTGATCGGCGGCCTGATCGGATTCGCCGCAGCCTCAGCCGCTTTCGTCGCCGCGGGCGATCCTGGCCTGCTCGGCGTCGCGCGGTTCGGGCAGGGCGCGGCCGCCGCGGCGTTCTCCCCCGCGGCCTCGACCCTTGTCGCGCGGCTCACGCCCGCGGGTGGCCACGGCCGTCGGTTCGGCAGCTACGGCGCCTGGAAAGGCCTGGGCTACACGCTCGGTCCGCTGCTGGGCGGTGCGCTCGTCGTACTCGGCGGGTTCACGCTGTTGTTCACCACACTGTGCGGACTGGCGGTCGTCATCGCGATCTGGTCGATGTGCGTCGTGCCCAAGGTGCCCGCGTTGCCCAGACGCCGCTCGACCGTCGTCGACCTGGCGCGGCGCCTCAAGCGCCGCGAGTTCGTGGTTCCGACGCTCGTGCTCGCGGCCTCGACCGCCGCGCTGTCCGTCGGTGTCGGGTTCCTGCCCATCCTCGCGTCCGAAGCCGGCACCAACGCATTCGTCAGTGGTGCCATCGTATCGGCGTTGGCGGCGTGCGCCGCGCTGGCCCAGCCGTGGGCCGGGCGTGCCCTCGATGCCCGACGGTTGACCTATCGGGCCGGCGCCACCATCGGACTTTCGTTGTGTGCCGCCGGATTTGCCGTCGCCGCAGCGGTCGCCGGTCCCGCGGGACTGCTCGTAGGCGCGATCGCGATCGGGGCGGGCGCCGGCATGGTGACCCCGCTGGGGTTCGCGGCTTTGGCGGGCGCGACACCCGCCGAACGGCTCGGCGAGACGATGGGCTCGGCCGAGGTCGGTCGCGAGCTCGGGGACGCCGGCGGCCCGCTAGTGGTCGGCGTGATCGCCGCCGCGGCCACCCTCGGCACGGGCCTCGTCGGCGCGGCGATCGCGCTGGGTGTGGCGGCCGCAGCCGTACCGGCGGGGTTCCGCCGCCGGGTTTAG